In one window of Xiphophorus hellerii strain 12219 chromosome 23, Xiphophorus_hellerii-4.1, whole genome shotgun sequence DNA:
- the LOC116714811 gene encoding piggyBac transposable element-derived protein 4-like, protein MQKRLSAQQALELIQSSASPWDSDGEDINLQLDSDSELSSDEETLPPPPPQKRARLGSEPSETAKDGTVWREQQVGTHLHVTPIEPYATDGEPSAKARRSIRSRLQSFLCFITIGMLRSIQEWTTQHARHTEQQDWFMGLPELMAFISVVILRGVNKVPSLGDSWSANLGNPRIIATMARSRFKNIMRHLRFDDMLTRRERAETDKFAAISDVWGSFVTNCIASFNPGRHITIDEQLYPSKTRCCFLQYIATKPDKFGIKFWVACDLKSKYICNVFPYLGKDPSRPSGERLSESVVMRLMEPFMDKGRTVTMDNFFTSLSLAQRLLSRKTTILGTVNKRRREIPQSTSQTDRTAFTTQVFSTTGATLTVYAPKRKKAVYILSSMHSVVETEDTTKRKPNTVTDYNKTKCGVDVMDQMVREYSVRAGTRRWPVAVFYNMIDMAALNAHVLYQACFGVKERRVDFLVELAKELGNFHVNEKKAHKEKLLREQPSTPSPGKRAKCQVNHRCKTNNATVRCVDCYRYTCGKCTRVIPWQCQVCSDSADGL, encoded by the exons atgcagaagaGGCTCTCCGCTCAGCAGGCATTGGAACTGATTCAGAGCAGTGCCAGCCCTTGGGATTCAGATGGAGAAGACATCAACCTTCAACTGGATTCGGACTCTGAGCTGTCTTCAG ATGAGGAGACTctccctccacctccaccacaAAAGAGAGCTCGTTTGGGGAGTGAGCCGTCAGAGACAGCGAAAGATGGCACAGTGTGGCGTGAACAGCAAGTGGGGACACATCTCCATGTCACTCCTATAGAGCCATACGCCACAGATGGAGAGCCAAGCGCTAAGGCCAGACGAAGTATCCGGAGTCGCCTACAGAGCTTCCTCTGTTTCATCACCATTGGCATGCTTCGTAGCATTCAAGAATGGACTACTCAACATGCACGTCACACTGAGCAGCAGGATTGGTTCATGGGTCTCCcggaactaatggcatttatttccgTCGtcatcttgcggggggtgaacAAAGTACCATCACTaggtgacagctggtcagcaaacctgggaAACCCAAGGATCATTGCAACTATGGCCCGAAGCCGCTTCAAAAACATCATGCGACACCTACGTTTTGATGACATGCTTACACGCAGAGAGCGAGCGGAGACCGATAAGTTTGCTGCAATCTCCGATGTTTGGGGATCGTTTGTCACCAACTGCATCGCATCCTTCAACCCTGGTCGACACATCACTATTGATGAACAGCTTTATCCATCAAAGACTCGCTGCTGTTTcctgcaatacatagcaacaaAACCGGACAAGTTTGGCATCAAGTTTTGGGTGGCTTGCGACTTGAAGTCAAAGTATATCTGCAATGTCTTCCCATATCTCGGCAAGGACCCCAGTCGTCCCAGCGGGGAGAGACTGTCCGAGTCTGTAGTGATGAGGCTGATGGAACCGTTCATGGACAAGGGCAGAACTGTAACCATGGACAATTTCTTCACATCACTGTCACTTGCACAACGACTGCTTAGCCGGAAAACCACTATCCTCGGCACAGTCAACAAGAGACGCCGGGAAATTCCTCAATCCACTTCACAGACGGATCGCACTGCATTCACCACTCAGGTGTTTTCAACCACTGGTGCCACGCTGACGGTGTATGCGCCCAAAAGGAAGAAGGCCGTTTACATTCTCAGCAGCATGCACAGCGTGGTTGAGACTGAGGATACCACCAAAAGGAAGCCAAACACGGTCACggattacaacaaaacaaagtgtggtgtggatgtgatggaccaaatggtgcgggagtacagcgtgcgtgcaggaacacggagatggccagttgcggtgttctacaatatgattgacatggcagcactgaatgcacatgtgctgtATCAGGCATGCTTTGGGGTGAAGGAGAGACGGGTAGACTTCCTTGTTGAACTTGCTAAAGAGTTGGGTAACTTTCATGTGaatgagaagaaggcacacaaggaaaAACTGCTTCGggaacaaccttccacacccagcccaggcaaaagggcgaagtgt